Below is a genomic region from Thermodesulfobacteriota bacterium.
ACCTATGGTATTTGCGAAGAATGTGGAAATGAAATCTCCGAAAGTAGACTTAGAGTGAGACCAGAAGCTACACTTTGTATCAAATGCAAAGAAGAACAAGAAGAAAAAGAAAAGCAGTTTGGCTTATAAGGGAATTAATTACCTTCATCTTTTCCCCCCAAAAACAAAACCATCAAGAAAGTCAGCATCCGATTCTTTAATTATTCTCCATTTACCGTCTATCTTCTCAAATACAAGGTTTTCACTCAGTCTGAAGGCACCTTTATCCTTGTCAATTCGCAATTTCACATCCGTCCTCTGGGCAACATTCGCCGTGTTACCCTCTATATAAATGCTTTGATCCTTGCTACTTATTTGAATATCATCAAAAAGCGATACGTTTGTCTCAAACTGCTTCTTTAACGCATCAAGATCAATTACCTCGCCGTTTTTTTCCGCACGGTAGCCAGGCGAAATACATTCGAGATAGAGTTCAAGGTTTTTCGTTTCTAAGGCACTCTGCCTTTGTGAAAGTATCGATTCTATCCCTTTTCTATCAGAGTTGCCGCAAGAATCCAGCAATATTATCAAGCATATAATGAGTACGGATATTCTGATCATCCCTCTTTCGATTCTTCTTTCGTGTTGGTGTCAATTTCCTGCAGTAAACTTTCGGCTTTTTTCCGGTATTCCGTGTCAGGAAATTCATCTACAACCCGTTTAAGAGTAGCTCTAGCTAAGATATTATCACCCATTTTGAAATAAGAATTTCCCAAAAGATAAAGCGCTTCTTCAAACTCCTTTGTATCACTATACTGGCTCACAACCACATTATATCTATTGGCAGCAGCTTTGAAGTTTTTTCTCTTTGCATAATAATTACCTATATATATTTCACGCATTGCCAGCCTGTTCCGGCATCCTGAAATCTTTTCATTAGCTTTGCCTATCAGAGGCGATTCGGGATATTTTTCAACAAAAAATTCAAACCATTTCAGTGCTTCTCTCGTACTAGTAGGATCTCTATCCGGCTTTTTCACCTGCTTATAGTGCGAAAGTGCTAACCTGTACGTCGCGTAAGGCGCTTCTTCACTCCCCGGATGGCGTTTTAAAAATTCTTCATATTCTATAGCCGCTTGCTCATACTCTCCTTTTTGAAAATAGGCGTCAGCGGTTTTAAGTTCGGCAAGAATAGAATACTTGCTATATGGATCTCTTAGCTGTATCTCCTTTAATATCTTAAACAAGGTTTTATATTCCGTTCCAGAAAATACCCAGGGAAATCCCCTCTTTTTACTTTCAAGC
It encodes:
- a CDS encoding outer membrane protein assembly factor BamD, with translation MMKLSKGLSIVLTLFVLLSFGCGKKRLDQGLSDEQLYQQAVEMLESKKRGFPWVFSGTEYKTLFKILKEIQLRDPYSKYSILAELKTADAYFQKGEYEQAAIEYEEFLKRHPGSEEAPYATYRLALSHYKQVKKPDRDPTSTREALKWFEFFVEKYPESPLIGKANEKISGCRNRLAMREIYIGNYYAKRKNFKAAANRYNVVVSQYSDTKEFEEALYLLGNSYFKMGDNILARATLKRVVDEFPDTEYRKKAESLLQEIDTNTKEESKEG
- a CDS encoding nuclear transport factor 2 family protein, yielding MIRISVLIICLIILLDSCGNSDRKGIESILSQRQSALETKNLELYLECISPGYRAEKNGEVIDLDALKKQFETNVSLFDDIQISSKDQSIYIEGNTANVAQRTDVKLRIDKDKGAFRLSENLVFEKIDGKWRIIKESDADFLDGFVFGGKR